Proteins from a single region of Pseudodesulfovibrio portus:
- a CDS encoding aminotransferase class I/II-fold pyridoxal phosphate-dependent enzyme: MSKFARVDRLPPYVFAQVNELKMKMRHAGADIIDLGMGNPDVPTPKPILDKLAEAAYKPGNSKYSASKGIKGLRKAVRDWYYRRYDVSLDRNQEICVTMGAKEGLAHLALAMLTPGDVVLAPDPAYPIHPYASIIAGADVRRVPIGPGQDFFENLETAVTHTWPKPKLLIINFPHNPTTQCVELDFFQRIVDFAKEHSLYVIHDLAYADFVFDGYQAPSFMQADGAKEVGVEFFSMTKSYSMAGMRVGFCVGNPEMVQALTRIKSYLDYGIYQPIQIAAACALNGDLDPDPKFTQEDMDKAVKDIMAVYTDRRDALCEGLNRIGWEVTPPKATMFLWAAIPEEFKNMGSVEFSKMLLQEAEVAVSPGLGFGQYGDDHVRFSFVENRHRTNQAVRNLRKFFAKG, encoded by the coding sequence ATGTCCAAGTTTGCGAGAGTCGATCGACTGCCCCCCTATGTGTTCGCCCAGGTCAATGAACTCAAGATGAAGATGCGCCACGCAGGCGCAGACATCATCGACCTGGGCATGGGCAATCCCGATGTGCCCACCCCCAAGCCCATTCTCGACAAGCTGGCAGAAGCGGCATACAAGCCCGGCAACTCCAAGTATTCGGCATCAAAGGGCATCAAGGGTCTGCGCAAGGCCGTCCGCGACTGGTACTACCGCCGCTATGACGTGTCCCTGGACCGCAACCAGGAGATATGCGTCACCATGGGTGCCAAGGAAGGGCTCGCCCACCTGGCCCTGGCCATGCTCACGCCCGGCGACGTGGTCCTCGCCCCGGACCCGGCCTACCCCATCCACCCTTACGCTTCCATCATCGCGGGCGCGGACGTGCGCCGCGTGCCCATCGGACCGGGCCAGGATTTCTTCGAGAACCTGGAGACCGCGGTCACGCACACCTGGCCCAAGCCCAAACTGCTGATCATCAATTTCCCGCATAACCCGACCACCCAGTGCGTCGAGTTGGACTTCTTCCAGCGCATCGTGGACTTTGCCAAGGAGCATTCCCTGTACGTCATCCACGACCTGGCCTACGCGGACTTCGTGTTCGACGGCTACCAGGCGCCAAGCTTCATGCAGGCCGACGGGGCCAAGGAAGTGGGCGTGGAGTTCTTCTCCATGACCAAGAGCTATTCCATGGCCGGCATGCGCGTGGGCTTCTGCGTGGGCAATCCGGAAATGGTCCAGGCCCTGACCCGCATCAAGTCCTATCTCGACTACGGCATCTACCAGCCCATCCAGATCGCGGCGGCCTGCGCCCTCAATGGCGACCTGGACCCGGACCCCAAGTTCACCCAGGAAGACATGGACAAGGCGGTCAAGGACATCATGGCCGTCTACACCGATCGCCGCGACGCCCTGTGCGAGGGCCTCAACCGCATCGGATGGGAAGTGACCCCGCCCAAGGCGACTATGTTCCTGTGGGCAGCCATCCCCGAAGAATTCAAGAACATGGGGAGTGTTGAATTCTCGAAAATGCTCCTGCAGGAAGCTGAAGTTGCTGTCTCCCCCGGCCTCGGTTTTGGGCAATACGGCGACGATCACGTCCGTTTCAGCTTCGTGGAAAACCGCCATCGCACCAACCAGGCTGTCCGAAATCTACGAAAATTTTTCGCAAAAGGATAA
- a CDS encoding homoserine dehydrogenase, with translation MDVIRLGLGGFGTVGSGLAKILDSNKERIEKRLGKRLEITTVLVRDLNRKRAFELGPDVTFTDDLSALVNGDVDIVVELMGGLDTAKELILNAFSKGKHVVTANKHLLAEHGLELFDAARANNAGLMFEASCAGGIPIVQTLKESLAGDEIIKMLGIMNGTANYILSEMTTKGMDFASALADAQDLGYAEADPTFDIEGFDTAHKLCVLIRMAYGVDYPLADIPIQGITGVTPMDIEFAREFGYRIKLLAHVENVRGRLEAGVHPALVPYTYLLARVGGNYNAVRLEGNAVGPIMLHGQGAGDLPTGSAVLADIMNLVRKMNDGCSRPDNTGFGNDPIVKADILPPEESESKYYFRFTVSDRTGVMAAITRSMADHGISIAQAVQKGEAGAEGVPLVIISHETPAKAVDDMISEMDAMDFTVEPCVKFRIL, from the coding sequence ATGGACGTAATAAGACTCGGCCTCGGCGGCTTCGGCACTGTCGGCTCGGGCCTGGCGAAGATACTTGATTCAAACAAAGAACGCATTGAAAAGAGGCTCGGAAAAAGGCTCGAAATCACGACGGTCCTGGTTCGGGACCTGAACAGGAAACGGGCCTTCGAACTCGGCCCCGACGTCACCTTCACCGACGATCTCTCGGCGCTCGTCAACGGCGACGTGGATATCGTCGTGGAGCTCATGGGCGGCCTGGACACGGCCAAGGAACTCATCCTCAACGCCTTCTCCAAGGGCAAGCACGTGGTCACGGCCAACAAGCACCTGCTGGCCGAACATGGACTAGAACTCTTCGACGCGGCCCGGGCCAACAACGCTGGCCTCATGTTCGAGGCCAGCTGCGCTGGCGGCATCCCCATCGTCCAGACCCTCAAGGAGAGCCTGGCGGGCGATGAAATCATCAAGATGCTCGGCATAATGAACGGCACGGCCAACTACATCCTGTCCGAGATGACCACCAAGGGCATGGACTTCGCATCGGCCCTGGCCGACGCCCAGGACCTTGGCTACGCCGAGGCCGACCCGACCTTCGACATCGAGGGCTTCGACACGGCCCACAAGCTGTGCGTGCTCATCCGCATGGCCTACGGCGTGGACTACCCCCTGGCGGACATTCCCATCCAGGGCATCACCGGCGTGACCCCCATGGACATCGAATTCGCCCGCGAATTCGGATACCGGATCAAGCTGCTGGCCCATGTGGAAAACGTGCGCGGCAGGCTGGAGGCCGGGGTCCACCCCGCCCTGGTGCCGTACACCTATCTGCTGGCCCGGGTGGGCGGCAACTACAACGCCGTGCGGTTGGAAGGCAACGCCGTGGGACCGATCATGCTCCACGGCCAGGGCGCGGGCGACCTGCCCACGGGCAGCGCCGTGCTGGCCGACATCATGAACCTCGTGCGCAAGATGAACGACGGCTGCTCGCGGCCGGACAACACCGGCTTCGGCAACGACCCCATCGTCAAGGCGGACATCCTGCCCCCCGAGGAGTCGGAATCCAAATACTACTTCCGGTTCACCGTTTCCGACCGAACCGGGGTCATGGCCGCCATCACCCGATCCATGGCCGACCACGGCATATCCATTGCCCAGGCCGTGCAGAAGGGAGAGGCCGGTGCCGAAGGCGTCCCCCTGGTCATCATCTCCCACGAGACCCCGGCCAAGGCCGTGGACGACATGATCAGTGAAATGGACGCCATGGACTTCACCGTGGAACCGTGCGTCAAATTCAGAATCCTCTAG
- a CDS encoding cofactor-independent phosphoglycerate mutase: MKLLYLIADGMGGRPLDELGGKTTMEAAHTPNMDELAKTGVMGRAQTVPGTMPPGSDVANMALLGFDPAKYHTGRGPIEAAAQGLELDPDDLVWRLNLVTVSKLTIDGHMRDYSSGHIATEVSTPIVEALQDKLGNDMYTFYPGVQYRHLLVQHGGALTDDAGLLISPPHDITDKPIKLDLRTLSRSPFLWDLVFEAKEVLDDRSINRSRANTIWPWGQGRPLILPDFKETYGLSGAVISAVDLIKGLGNASNMTVIDVEGATGLLDTNYQGKVDAALKFLEENDFVFVHLEGPDECGHGGNAHEKVEAISRFDARVVAPLREALKDQDTAWIVTCDHFTPIAERTHTRDAVPFILNGPGCEPSGIDTFSEQTADSTGLRLDNGFELLEFALEKFGMK; the protein is encoded by the coding sequence ATGAAACTGCTCTATCTCATCGCCGACGGCATGGGCGGCCGGCCCCTTGACGAACTGGGCGGCAAGACCACCATGGAAGCCGCTCACACGCCCAACATGGACGAACTGGCCAAAACCGGCGTCATGGGGCGTGCCCAGACCGTGCCCGGAACCATGCCGCCGGGCTCGGATGTGGCCAACATGGCCCTGCTGGGCTTTGATCCGGCCAAATACCACACAGGGCGCGGCCCCATCGAGGCAGCGGCCCAGGGACTCGAGCTGGACCCGGACGATCTGGTCTGGCGGCTCAACCTGGTCACCGTGTCGAAATTGACCATCGACGGGCACATGCGCGACTACTCGTCCGGCCACATCGCCACCGAGGTCTCAACGCCCATCGTCGAAGCCCTGCAGGACAAGCTGGGCAACGACATGTACACCTTTTATCCGGGCGTACAGTACCGCCACCTGCTCGTGCAGCACGGCGGGGCGCTGACCGATGACGCAGGCCTGCTCATCAGCCCGCCCCACGACATCACGGACAAGCCCATCAAGCTCGACCTGCGCACCCTTTCCAGGAGCCCGTTCCTGTGGGACCTCGTGTTCGAGGCCAAGGAAGTGCTCGACGACCGTTCGATCAACCGGTCCCGGGCCAACACCATCTGGCCGTGGGGCCAGGGCCGCCCGCTCATCCTGCCGGATTTCAAGGAAACCTACGGACTCTCCGGCGCGGTCATCTCCGCAGTGGACCTGATCAAGGGACTCGGCAATGCCTCGAACATGACCGTCATCGACGTGGAAGGGGCCACCGGCCTGCTGGACACCAACTACCAGGGCAAGGTTGATGCCGCCCTCAAATTCCTGGAGGAAAACGACTTCGTCTTCGTCCACCTGGAAGGACCGGACGAATGCGGCCACGGCGGCAACGCCCATGAAAAGGTCGAGGCCATCAGCCGTTTCGACGCCCGCGTGGTCGCTCCCCTGCGAGAGGCCCTCAAGGACCAGGATACGGCCTGGATCGTCACCTGCGACCATTTCACGCCTATTGCGGAGCGCACCCACACCCGCGACGCGGTACCGTTCATCCTCAATGGTCCGGGGTGCGAACCGTCCGGCATCGACACCTTCAGCGAACAGACCGCCGACTCCACCGGCCTCAGGCTGGACAACGGCTTTGAACTGCTCGAGTTCGCCCTGGAAAAATTCGGAATGAAGTAA
- a CDS encoding acyl-CoA thioesterase yields the protein MAKKEFPTPDCWYSHFISYGETDAMGVVYHAEYLHLFERSRSKFIRESGMSYRETEERGIMLPVREASCRYRVPMVYDQEILVHVGISKWGRASVDFTYEIWDRDKKTLHATGRTGHACTDKSGKPVRIPDWLKEMFN from the coding sequence ATGGCAAAAAAGGAATTCCCCACTCCGGACTGCTGGTATTCGCACTTCATCTCCTATGGGGAGACCGACGCCATGGGCGTTGTCTACCACGCAGAATATCTGCACCTCTTCGAACGGTCCCGGTCCAAGTTCATCCGCGAATCCGGCATGAGCTACCGCGAAACCGAGGAGCGCGGCATCATGCTGCCCGTGCGCGAGGCCTCTTGTCGCTACCGCGTTCCCATGGTCTATGACCAGGAAATCCTGGTCCACGTGGGCATCTCCAAATGGGGACGCGCCTCCGTGGATTTCACCTACGAGATATGGGACAGGGACAAGAAGACGCTTCACGCCACCGGGCGCACTGGCCACGCCTGTACGGACAAGTCGGGCAAACCGGTCCGCATTCCTGATTGGTTGAAAGAGATGTTCAACTAA
- a CDS encoding amidohydrolase family protein — MRLDVHAHAFHPKIAHKVVAQLEEHYAIKPVGTGKADDLVARLDKAGLDKAVVLTAATSPDQVVPANNWAIGLKRSEPRFIPFGTVHPGYDRIEEELDRLEENGIKGLKFHADFQGYRMDDESLYRVMEMVGDRFVCMFHVGDTLPPEENPSCPKKMAALRKAFPGPVMIAAHMGGYQHWEYALEHLAGTDVFVDCSSVFDFVDDYQLGRLFNGFDREHILFGSDYPLFDAEAEIQAVSRRLGMNDSRLDELLSLAGNLFE; from the coding sequence ATGCGACTCGACGTTCACGCTCATGCGTTCCATCCAAAAATCGCCCACAAAGTTGTGGCCCAGCTGGAAGAACACTACGCCATCAAACCCGTGGGCACAGGCAAGGCCGACGACCTGGTCGCCCGGCTCGACAAGGCAGGGCTGGACAAGGCCGTGGTCCTGACAGCGGCCACTTCTCCCGACCAGGTGGTCCCGGCCAACAACTGGGCCATCGGGCTCAAGCGGTCCGAACCCCGTTTCATCCCCTTCGGCACGGTCCACCCCGGATACGACCGCATAGAGGAGGAACTGGACAGGCTGGAAGAAAACGGCATCAAGGGCCTCAAGTTCCATGCCGACTTCCAGGGGTACCGCATGGACGACGAGTCCCTTTACCGGGTGATGGAAATGGTAGGCGACCGATTCGTCTGCATGTTCCACGTGGGCGACACGCTGCCCCCCGAAGAGAACCCCTCCTGCCCGAAAAAAATGGCCGCCCTGCGCAAGGCCTTTCCCGGCCCGGTCATGATCGCAGCCCACATGGGCGGCTATCAGCACTGGGAATATGCCCTGGAACACCTGGCTGGCACCGACGTGTTCGTGGATTGCTCCAGCGTATTCGACTTTGTCGACGACTATCAGCTCGGCCGACTGTTCAACGGATTCGACAGGGAACACATCCTGTTCGGATCGGATTACCCGCTCTTTGACGCGGAGGCTGAGATACAGGCAGTATCCCGTCGCCTGGGGATGAATGACAGCCGGCTCGACGAGCTGCTGAGCTTGGCCGGAAACCTTTTCGAGTAG
- a CDS encoding YgdI/YgdR family lipoprotein, whose amino-acid sequence MKRRFFLPAILLLAALLTGCGAKSYSIKTHSGHEYIAQGAPVYDVKSDTYTFTDGQGKEVVINKDDIRLIKEK is encoded by the coding sequence ATGAAAAGACGCTTTTTTCTTCCCGCCATACTCCTGCTGGCCGCCCTGCTCACAGGTTGCGGCGCCAAGTCATACAGCATCAAGACACACTCCGGGCATGAATACATCGCCCAGGGAGCCCCGGTTTACGACGTGAAATCCGACACATACACGTTCACCGACGGCCAGGGAAAGGAAGTCGTCATCAACAAGGACGACATCCGGCTCATCAAGGAGAAATAG
- a CDS encoding DsrE/DsrF/DrsH-like family protein — protein sequence MSSETKRENVRQRHAFITSRGTLDGAMPALVMALNSVRLGNDATIFYTFMGMDVIKPGGIEKLKYYPGGTMGAIPGMPQMATSMMKKWMEEANIPAVEDMFEMARIEGVKLVACHMTMEMMKLKQEDFVEGVEVWTAEGFIKHAGECDLCLFT from the coding sequence ATGTCCAGCGAAACCAAGAGGGAAAATGTCAGGCAGCGGCATGCGTTTATCACTTCCAGGGGCACTTTGGACGGTGCCATGCCCGCCCTGGTCATGGCGCTCAATTCGGTAAGGCTCGGTAATGACGCGACCATATTCTACACGTTCATGGGGATGGACGTGATCAAGCCGGGCGGCATCGAAAAGCTGAAGTATTATCCGGGCGGGACCATGGGGGCCATACCGGGGATGCCGCAGATGGCCACCAGCATGATGAAAAAATGGATGGAGGAAGCGAACATACCGGCTGTCGAGGACATGTTCGAGATGGCCAGGATCGAAGGGGTCAAGCTGGTCGCCTGCCATATGACCATGGAGATGATGAAGTTGAAGCAGGAGGACTTCGTGGAAGGCGTCGAGGTCTGGACCGCAGAAGGGTTCATCAAACATGCAGGCGAGTGCGACCTCTGTCTCTTCACCTGA
- a CDS encoding amino acid ABC transporter permease: MDFSLVFKHSDMLLNGALATLQVTFGALAMGLCLGIVAGTGRISRRLSVRLLADGYIQIIRGTPMLLQIFFFYLGFPQIYMLVTGEGITPDPLITGIIALGINSGAYNAEIIRAGIQSINKGQMEAARGTGLSHTQSMFYVILPQALKRMIPPLGNELIVLLKDSSLISTIGVAELMFSAKVLGARYYTYVPFLAGAGCIYLTLTFGFSRFFNALERKLSAGSGAREDRGVVPDLG, from the coding sequence ATGGATTTTTCACTGGTCTTCAAACATTCCGACATGCTCCTGAACGGGGCCCTGGCCACGCTTCAGGTCACCTTCGGCGCGCTGGCCATGGGGCTTTGCCTGGGCATTGTCGCCGGAACCGGGCGCATCAGCCGCCGTCTGTCCGTCCGGCTGCTTGCCGACGGGTATATCCAGATCATTCGGGGCACCCCGATGCTGCTGCAGATTTTCTTTTTCTATCTCGGGTTTCCGCAGATCTACATGCTGGTGACCGGCGAAGGCATCACGCCTGATCCGCTGATCACGGGCATCATCGCGCTGGGCATCAACTCCGGCGCTTACAATGCGGAAATCATCCGGGCGGGCATCCAATCCATCAACAAGGGCCAGATGGAGGCCGCTCGCGGCACCGGGCTTTCGCACACCCAATCCATGTTCTACGTGATCCTGCCCCAGGCCCTGAAGCGGATGATTCCGCCGCTGGGGAACGAGCTCATCGTCCTGCTCAAGGATTCGTCGCTTATCTCCACCATCGGTGTGGCCGAACTGATGTTCTCCGCCAAGGTGCTTGGAGCGCGATACTACACCTACGTGCCGTTCCTGGCGGGTGCGGGTTGCATCTACCTGACCCTGACCTTCGGTTTCTCCCGGTTCTTCAACGCCCTGGAACGCAAACTGTCGGCCGGCAGCGGCGCGCGAGAGGACAGGGGCGTTGTCCCTGACCTGGGCTGA
- a CDS encoding basic amino acid ABC transporter substrate-binding protein — MKFNKLRSVFVFSMVLVAGLFAATAFAGTTLDKVREAGVITVGNSPDYPPFESIGDNGERVGFDVDLLNAVTEKMGVKIHWVTMDFAAIVTAVQSGQVDMGMSGFGISEERAEQVSFSAPYIASGQVIVVRKDSDINSAADLNGKKIAVQLGTTGEQQADKIEGAEVVKPESYNIAFMMLNNKAADAVIADLSVADEFVKRGDFRRAGEPLSFEEFAMISRKGNEALLDELNKALEEVKQDGTYDAILKKWNM, encoded by the coding sequence ATGAAGTTCAACAAGTTACGTTCTGTTTTCGTGTTTTCCATGGTACTCGTGGCGGGTCTGTTCGCCGCAACCGCCTTTGCCGGGACCACTCTGGACAAGGTCAGGGAAGCCGGTGTCATCACCGTGGGCAACAGCCCGGACTACCCGCCGTTCGAATCCATCGGCGACAACGGCGAGCGTGTCGGTTTCGACGTGGACCTGCTCAACGCCGTCACCGAGAAGATGGGCGTGAAGATCCATTGGGTGACCATGGACTTTGCGGCCATCGTCACCGCAGTGCAGTCCGGCCAGGTGGACATGGGCATGTCCGGTTTCGGCATCTCCGAGGAACGGGCAGAGCAGGTCAGCTTTTCCGCTCCGTACATCGCCAGCGGCCAGGTCATCGTGGTGCGCAAGGACTCGGACATCAATTCGGCCGCCGACCTGAACGGCAAAAAGATCGCTGTTCAGCTCGGCACCACCGGCGAACAGCAGGCCGACAAGATCGAGGGTGCCGAAGTGGTCAAGCCCGAGAGCTACAATATCGCCTTCATGATGCTCAACAACAAGGCCGCCGACGCGGTCATCGCCGACCTGTCCGTGGCCGACGAATTCGTCAAGCGCGGCGACTTCAGGCGTGCGGGCGAGCCGCTTTCCTTCGAGGAGTTCGCCATGATCTCCCGCAAGGGCAACGAGGCCCTGCTGGACGAGCTGAACAAGGCCCTCGAAGAAGTGAAGCAGGACGGCACCTATGACGCCATCCTCAAGAAGTGGAATATGTAG
- a CDS encoding ABC transporter ATP-binding protein codes for MTDILFSRPVSVRDVPEGTKPVVSLKSITKRFGKVLANDSISLDVYPGRIKALLGENGAGKSTLMSMLAGRYKPDEGIIEIDGEPVNFSSSRDAIEAGIGMVYQHFMLVDSMTVAENVLLGQEGTFLVKPKEMEKRVGELAERYGLDIHPGARIADLSMGERQLVEILKLLYRESRILIFDEPTAVLTPEETARLFEALWNMTEQGKSIIFISHKLEEVIALADEIAILRRGRIEGELDTSLIESKADLASRMVGKEVLLEVDRETVEIGEKVLEIKGMNGLGLVDVDLDVRRGEIVALVGVAGNGQKPLVEAVTGLIRPPVDTVFIMGHPWRKFFAESTWNRSMCYIPEDRLGLATLRNQNLVDNLLLTTRKGFAKGWWLDKKRAARDTVDLIEKFDIRPGRIHALAWQLSGGNLQKAVLARELYRQPRFIVAEQPTQGLDVSATEEVWNRLLEARSMAGVLLVTGDLNEALQLADRIAVIYRGQILGILDAADETTPSKIGPLMAGVID; via the coding sequence GTGACCGATATCCTTTTCTCCCGTCCGGTTTCCGTCAGGGATGTGCCCGAGGGCACCAAGCCCGTGGTCAGCCTCAAGTCCATCACCAAGCGGTTCGGCAAGGTCCTGGCCAACGATTCCATTTCGCTCGACGTCTACCCGGGCCGCATCAAGGCGCTGCTCGGTGAGAACGGTGCGGGCAAGTCCACCCTGATGTCCATGCTGGCCGGGCGGTACAAGCCCGACGAGGGGATCATCGAGATCGACGGCGAGCCGGTCAACTTTTCGTCGTCCAGGGACGCCATCGAAGCGGGCATCGGCATGGTCTACCAGCACTTCATGCTGGTGGATTCCATGACCGTTGCCGAGAACGTCCTGCTGGGCCAGGAGGGAACATTCCTGGTCAAGCCCAAAGAGATGGAGAAACGGGTGGGCGAGCTGGCAGAGCGCTACGGGTTGGACATCCACCCCGGCGCGCGCATAGCCGACCTGTCCATGGGCGAGCGCCAACTGGTGGAAATCCTCAAGCTGCTGTACCGCGAGAGCCGTATCCTGATTTTCGACGAGCCCACCGCCGTGCTCACGCCCGAGGAGACGGCCAGGCTGTTCGAGGCCCTCTGGAACATGACCGAGCAGGGCAAGTCCATCATCTTCATCAGCCACAAGCTGGAAGAGGTCATCGCCCTGGCCGACGAGATAGCCATTCTACGGCGCGGTCGCATCGAGGGCGAGCTCGACACGAGCCTCATCGAGTCCAAGGCGGACCTCGCCTCGCGCATGGTGGGCAAGGAAGTGCTCCTTGAAGTCGACCGCGAGACCGTCGAGATCGGTGAAAAGGTCCTGGAAATAAAGGGCATGAACGGGCTTGGCCTGGTGGACGTGGACCTCGATGTCAGGCGGGGCGAGATCGTGGCCCTGGTGGGGGTGGCCGGAAACGGTCAGAAACCGCTTGTTGAAGCGGTCACGGGTCTGATTCGTCCGCCCGTGGACACGGTGTTCATCATGGGGCACCCGTGGCGTAAATTTTTTGCCGAATCCACCTGGAACCGGTCCATGTGCTACATCCCCGAGGACCGACTCGGGCTGGCCACCTTGCGCAACCAGAATCTGGTGGACAACCTGCTCTTGACCACGCGCAAGGGGTTTGCCAAGGGGTGGTGGCTCGACAAGAAGCGGGCGGCCAGGGACACCGTGGATTTGATAGAAAAATTCGACATCCGGCCGGGGCGCATTCATGCCCTGGCCTGGCAGCTTTCCGGCGGCAACCTGCAAAAGGCCGTGCTGGCTCGCGAACTGTACCGCCAGCCCCGGTTCATTGTTGCCGAACAGCCCACCCAGGGGCTGGACGTGTCCGCAACCGAAGAGGTCTGGAACCGACTCCTTGAAGCCCGATCCATGGCCGGAGTGCTGCTGGTCACCGGGGACCTGAATGAGGCCCTGCAACTGGCCGACCGCATCGCGGTCATTTACCGGGGGCAGATTCTGGGCATCCTTGATGCCGCCGACGAGACCACACCCTCAAAGATCGGGCCCCTCATGGCCGGAGTGATCGACTGA
- a CDS encoding ABC transporter permease, translating to MWDFLIPLFAATVQSGTPILYATLGEMMTEKGGVLNLGVEGMMSISALAAFWVSLTTGSPWLGFMAGGLAGMAFGGLHAFVCVSCLGNQVVSGLALTILGLGLTHYLGVPYVGLAAPGFDPFDFPLLSQIPVLNEIFFRHDMLVYVSFVLPLIFWFFFRRTSLGLHVTATGEMPAAAGAAGLKPVRLRYFAVMAGGFLIGLGGAYLSLSYTHLWTNGLSGGRGWIAVALVIFAFWRPGRAVVGAYLFGGVMAFQLRLQAVGTNLPSSLLLMLPYLLTILVLILSAWRGRRIEGPAALGTNIEPEG from the coding sequence ATGTGGGATTTCCTGATACCGCTTTTCGCAGCCACCGTGCAGTCCGGCACGCCCATTCTCTACGCCACCCTGGGCGAGATGATGACCGAGAAGGGCGGGGTGCTGAATCTCGGCGTGGAAGGCATGATGTCCATTTCCGCCCTGGCCGCTTTCTGGGTCAGCCTGACTACCGGTTCGCCCTGGCTCGGTTTCATGGCAGGCGGACTGGCAGGTATGGCCTTCGGCGGCCTGCACGCCTTTGTCTGCGTTTCCTGCCTGGGCAACCAGGTGGTGTCCGGCCTGGCTTTGACCATCCTCGGTCTGGGGCTGACGCACTATCTCGGCGTCCCCTACGTGGGGCTGGCCGCACCCGGATTCGACCCGTTTGATTTTCCTTTGCTTTCCCAAATTCCGGTCCTGAACGAGATCTTTTTCCGGCATGACATGCTGGTCTATGTCTCCTTCGTGCTGCCGCTCATTTTCTGGTTCTTTTTCAGGCGGACAAGTCTCGGCCTGCACGTGACGGCCACGGGCGAGATGCCCGCCGCCGCCGGTGCCGCCGGGTTGAAGCCCGTGCGGCTGCGCTACTTCGCGGTCATGGCGGGCGGATTTCTCATCGGCCTTGGCGGGGCCTACCTGTCCCTGTCCTACACCCACTTGTGGACCAACGGGCTGTCCGGCGGACGCGGCTGGATCGCCGTGGCCCTGGTCATCTTCGCCTTCTGGCGTCCCGGTCGCGCAGTGGTCGGCGCCTATCTTTTCGGCGGGGTCATGGCCTTTCAGCTCCGGCTCCAGGCCGTCGGCACCAACCTGCCGTCATCGCTTCTGCTCATGTTGCCGTACCTGCTGACCATATTGGTCCTCATCCTGTCCGCCTGGCGTGGCCGTCGCATCGAGGGACCCGCAGCGCTCGGCACCAACATCGAGCCGGAGGGGTAG
- a CDS encoding ABC transporter permease, producing MLKIRKRDEPWKWGALVVFLGALLFSLLVSSLLLAGQGKDAIHGLAVLWQGSFGNYWALEGALLKAIPLFLCSLGVAVAFRMQIWNIGAEGQFALGAMGATWMALSFPDLPGVVLLPLMFVMAFIFGAVWAFIPVILKLKLRVNEIISTLMLNYIAILLLDFLVFGAWKDPASFGFPMTAEFTPGAVIPHIGTSRVHWGLLFCLVVGVGLWGFMRFTRLGFELKASGEGARVAKYAKIRYGMLAILVMCLSGGFAGWAGCIETSAVLNRLQPSLMVGYGYTAIVVAWLARLEPLNIAFASFLLAALRVGVENLQLELQIPAAFGEIMEGMILLTVLAGQFFLTYTLERRQKQD from the coding sequence GTGCTGAAGATTCGCAAAAGAGATGAACCCTGGAAGTGGGGCGCCCTGGTTGTTTTCCTGGGCGCCCTGCTCTTTTCCCTATTGGTGAGCTCCCTGCTCCTGGCCGGGCAGGGCAAGGACGCCATTCATGGGCTGGCCGTATTGTGGCAGGGGAGTTTCGGCAACTACTGGGCGCTTGAGGGTGCCCTGCTCAAGGCCATTCCGCTCTTTCTCTGTTCCCTGGGCGTGGCCGTTGCCTTCCGCATGCAGATCTGGAATATCGGCGCGGAGGGGCAGTTCGCCCTCGGTGCCATGGGGGCCACCTGGATGGCCCTGTCGTTCCCGGATCTGCCCGGAGTCGTCCTGCTGCCGCTCATGTTCGTCATGGCCTTCATCTTCGGAGCCGTCTGGGCGTTCATTCCCGTCATCCTGAAGCTCAAGCTCAGGGTGAACGAGATCATTTCCACCCTGATGCTCAACTACATCGCCATCCTGCTGCTCGACTTCCTCGTGTTCGGCGCCTGGAAGGACCCGGCCAGCTTCGGCTTTCCCATGACGGCCGAGTTCACTCCCGGAGCCGTGATCCCGCATATCGGGACCAGCCGCGTCCACTGGGGACTGCTGTTCTGTCTGGTGGTCGGCGTGGGGTTGTGGGGTTTCATGCGCTTTACCCGGCTGGGCTTCGAGCTCAAGGCCAGCGGCGAAGGCGCACGCGTCGCCAAGTACGCCAAGATTCGCTACGGCATGCTGGCCATCCTGGTCATGTGCCTGTCCGGCGGGTTCGCCGGGTGGGCCGGATGCATCGAGACTTCCGCCGTGCTCAATAGGCTTCAGCCGAGCCTCATGGTCGGTTACGGGTACACGGCCATTGTCGTGGCCTGGCTGGCCCGGCTTGAACCCCTGAACATCGCCTTTGCCTCTTTCCTGCTGGCCGCCCTGCGCGTGGGCGTGGAGAACCTGCAGCTCGAACTGCAGATTCCGGCCGCTTTCGGCGAGATCATGGAAGGGATGATCCTCCTGACCGTCCTGGCCGGGCAGTTCTTCCTGACGTACACCCTCGAACGACGACAGAAACAGGACTAG